TGAATGAAACTTTGGAAGAACTCTTGTAGAAATATCTAAAGCTATTtatcttcatttatttatttcatttgaatAGCAACATCGAATGTATTGGTTAGGTACTAGTtccatttatgaaaaaaaactgGATCAATTAATTATGCTTTTTATTATCCATCAATGCACGCACTATTATTTTTGAAGTTTTATTAACGATATTAACTaacttttgttttgtaaataataaattagtgtTAACATAATTTAAGAGCTGTACATTTAgggtcaaaataaaaaatgcagtAGATACTAATCACGAAATAATCACGAACTTTCCAAAGTTAAATCAAGATAAGTAGCTTAACTCTCTAGTTCGTCAGTGTTCCAGAACAACTTCCTTGGTCGAACGCGCAGTTACTTTATTTATACAAACCAAATTAAGCAGTGCCTTAGTTCGTCACTCCTCAGACTTTAGTTGGGGAAAACTTTCAAATCCCATTATTAATGTAGACTCTAATCGCATTTTAGCAATGAAATTCAGGAGTTGTATTTACTTACGCAACTGACCTACACTCACTCGAAATTGAGAGTCTTTCCCGTTCCGAAAGGCGTATTGGTGTATAAAACCTTCTTTACCTGCTGCCCTTAGCGATAATCTACCCGTAATTAAACAGTTTGTCTACATAAAACGTAAACTACCTTGGCAACAAATTCCAAATTCATAACTAGCAACAAAACTAAATTTGCCAATTTCCTCCAAAATTTCCTGAGTCCGAATAACGCCGGAATCATTTAAAAGTTAAATATAGGTACATTGTCATCCCAGTCCTCTCAGATATTTAGGCTCTAGGTATGGCGAAAATTCCGTAAGTTCCATGAAATGGGACAAATTTTGCCGTTTTATATTGAAAACCGTTCGTTACTCGCtcttatttctgtaaataagtGTTTCGATTGAACTAAAGTTATGAAAACCTTGTAAGTCGATTATAGGActctattttacttttttaagctGGTCTGATGTTAAATGGCTAACTTAAGAAATCTTCTTAGAAAGAAAACTTCCCTAACCAACTTAAAAGAAAATAGtttttctctttaaaaaatgttaacctACGAATTTTTATCGTAAAGTTTGCAACTTCGTTGCAAAATAATTTctaatcaattttttattgttcaATGTCAACGTAGacttttaaaaaataccttTACTCCTTAATAATATAAGCCGTAGCTTCCAGGTGTGTCTCGAGATAATCAGAGTCTAATTATTTTTAGATCAAACTAAGGCGTAGTAATTACCTACAGTAATGCTGATTAATTTCTCAGACAGTACTCAGACTAGGTTCTAGCAATTATTATACGCAAAGATATAAAAGGAAATGTGTCATGACTGTTCACCTCTAAttatgtaatgaaaaataacacaGAGTGATTATCCATGGTATTAAGGAATGACATTACGGAGGGCACTCCGTTACACATGGCACACACGTTACATAGCAATATCATGTAGGCTACTGTCATACATCATACCGTAATTGTGTTTACCTGAGAGACGAGACAAAATTATGCCAGGCTTATGGTGTATTTGACACTAAGTAGTTATGAGGCGCGACTTTTTCCGCATGGTTTTTTTTTGGGTCTAACAcagaatttttttaaagtacGTACCATTGTCAAGTACGTGGAATAACGAAGGAAACGTAGAACAACgtagaaaatataaattaccCTGAAATACACACTCACCAAATGAGATTTTCTTCCGAATTAATAATACTTAGAGTACAAGCATAGATACAACCTCCAAATAGACATGTTGTCAGACTCATACTGTATTTTTCATCATAAAGAttacaataagtaggtaggtatacacaATGTCCTTTCAGAAAATGATGAAGGAAAACCTGTCCAACCACATGATTAAATCCCATTACAAAATCCGTGTTAGCATGTAGCTCATTGTGGTAAAATCATTTACGAGCACTTTTAGCTACGTTACGAAAGTTATTTATCTTGTTTTATTGGAGAAAGCCTCCAAACAACATAATTCCAATTAAATATGAGCCATTCGATATTTATTaccttttatttaattaaacgtCTTTCATAGAACCTAAGTAAAAATTTGTAAATACTTAATTGATCAAAAGACAGTATCTAGTTAACAACCTACGTAAATGAAATTCATGAATATTCTATCCATTGTCTATTGTTAATAGAACTTAGTTATGATGACATTATGATAGATAAGGATTCTCTTAAAGCGTAGGTAATGCTTTATTATGGTAATAGACTCGCTATTAGGcagatagtaggtacctacctactattggCGCATAGTGGTACCTATACGAAAACAAAGATACCTCCACCCATAGATTCTAACTAAAATTTGACTATAAGAATACGATTCAAAGCTTCGAAGGTGCTTTTATTGAAAGCTTTGGCTTAAGACCTATATTTTAGCGTGTCAGGCTGAGTCGGCAGTGATAATAACACAATCCCGCGTTTTATTATCTAGCAGCGTCGTTTGGAGACAAACCGAGGGTTCAATTCATGGCAGTTAAAGGATTGTAAACCTTTAATGTTTTACGAAACCCGACATTTAGTTAGCGCATCCTTCTACCTTTTTTCTAAGTATTTTTACGTATCACCTCAACGAGACTAAAATATTTCACTAAAGCATTTCGTATTTCTTAACTTTTCTACTTATCTGAATATTTCACGATCCCAACTTGGAGAGCTTTCTCAAAGTCCTTAATAAGTTACTAAAATGTAAATACCTTTTATTAGTCTTCAATATTTATGACATCTTTTTACAGTACCTAGGTAAGATGTAGTACGtacttattttcataaattaaacattaagcAAGTAAGTAAGTGCTTATTAAGATTTAATAAAGCACCTAGCTCCGCGTAGCAATAAATTTTAATCCAAAGATACTACTTAAACTACTTTCCACGATACAACAAATACTTAGGAAATAATATTGCTTAAGAATGAAATATCttacaaataaaatagaaaacaaATTTGAAATAAGCAATGTTATAGAACTATCGTAAAGTAGGTAGGAATAAAATAGCCCTAATGAAAATTTACTAATCATTATGAAGTTGAGAAAATAGCTAGCTGAAAGCATAGTGAAAGTAAATTACTGAAAAGTTTTCAGTGAGAGCTGGGAGGCGCCTTGATTTTCAATTGTGATGCTGCTTAAATGAAGAAGTCTTTATTGAGTCTATTTCTTCAATATAACGTGCCAGACCTTGACGGCATACCGACATTAGCCATCGACGAATATGCCGCGTTTTTATATCAGATATACAGAACACCGAAAACATATTTCATTATGAGCTAAATGAAAAACACGTTTACATAAACAATCTATAAATAGGACGTAGGTAACTACTAGAGTTTCCAATCTGAAAATCACGAGACGGTTTATCAGTCTCGATTTTCAATAGATCCTTTTTTTACTCACTAGATCGTCTTAGAGTAAGTAAACATAGTTCACAGTTCATTCACATAGTACAACGAATGGAATAAGAAAATGcgataaacaaaagaaaatctttgaaCTCAACTGACTTTTATTTTCGAGATAGGCTAAATTCACTATTatttatctatataaataaaaatgaattgatgttcgttagtctgattaaaactcgagaacggctgggccgattgagctgattttggttttaaaatgttagtcgtagtccagggtaggtctaaacggtgagcaaatttTATACGcacgcgatattgtttttctgtgacagacaaaatatcacgcgggcgaagccgcgggcgaaaagctagttttagaataaaataaaatagaggtaagtacttacctatGTTCTTTGGGAAATTCTAGTAGAAATTAAACTCTATTAACAGCGTTCTGGCAATAATCTGTTGAGTTGAAAAAGAAGGTTTAGACACCTCGCGGGGAAACAGGAACCTCTGCTATAAACGGCGTGTTTACTTTACGCCCATAAAATCATTTACAGACAAGCGCTTTACAGAAATCTAAAACACGCtaaggtttatttttaaattcttcATTTTGTTAATCAAATGCTGAACGTCTGCTGTTATCGCATAGTTTGAGGCTACTTTATTGCTGCAACTATTTTTAATAGAGGCAGGTAAGTACACAACCAGTTCTCTCATCTTTCCTAATGTTATCGTTAGATATTTTAGGAAATGTAGTAGCCCCCTcctcgtttattttaaaaataaccacaAGTTTAAATTTCGTGACGAAagcgtttttatttaaattgaccAAAAGTTACAGGACTTAAAAGCTTTGTAAAATACACCAAGTAATAGAAAAAAGATTAAAATTGACTATTGAAAATATTCCAATACTGAAACTTTACCatctttttaattacaatatcTAAAGAAGAGAACCTGAATTTCAGGAGGTTTAAATCGCTAATGAGTATAAACTCCTGTTATAATTAGAGCTACTAATTATAACAGAAGATTTAAAGTAAACATGCTACGACCCACGAGCTATCTTTCATTATCTACTAAACTTGTTTCAGGAACAATTTAATTACCTAGCTATCTTAGTACAACATACGTAGCTAAAGAAAATATACTGTTGAATATGAAAATAAGTACAGCAGAACCTTACAGTCAGAAAAAGTCGGCAAGATGGAAATGTAGCCAAAATTACAACGAAACAAAATCACTGAATACACTGGAAGTAGGTATAGGTATCTGGCAACTTAAATTGGGTCTCTAGAAAATATAGCAAACCCTGCGAAAATGTGTTTACATTCGTGACAGATTCTGATTTGGGTTTGCTTCGCTATGctaggtaggtacgtacgtCCCAAGTTGTAGCAAATTATTTATGTGACTTTGTCGATTCAAAGTTGACAAGAAAGTTTATGGTATATCACCTTTTCATACCCCCTTTTGATACATAGCGACTctcccatttttttttttggcaaaGAAAGCTCTGACACTTTCTGGGGCTCTGAAAGCCAGctcaaattactttttattgatttcaaagtacctacaaaatattttacagaTACCTAGCCTAATTGAAAAGTAAGGTacgagtaagtaagtaggtactatgttTTAAAAGTAAGTTAGGAAAGAAACTTCACTAATGTATTGGAGAATACATGTACAATAGATcgttccctgcgtgatcgaatcagaaaagaggagatccgcaggaggccgttggggcaggaaagttctcgagtggcgaccacgggctggaagacgtagcgtgggcagtcctcctactaggtggaccgacgatctggtaaaggtcgcgggaagagcctggatgcgggcagcgcaggaccgttcattatggaaaaccttgggggaggcctttgtccagcagtggacgtcatttggctgaaacgaacgtacaATAGATAGTAAATGGACTTCTATTTATCTGAAAtcatgatgatgacgatgaactTTATTTTCATGACTTTCAGTAATTCAGctgcaaaaaaatatctgcGCGTGACCACAACCACAAATCTGCCGTCATTACAATTTATTTGCAACGCTTTAACAATAGGATTCATTTACGTGGAAATCGAGAAAACCGCAAAATATGATCATGGTACGGTACCTGCCACTTACTATCACATTATCTAAACTGCGAAACTACATTTTTAACTGATCGATCACCTTTTACTTACTTAAGTACGTCTAGTTATGGTCTTATATGGTCGAGAAAGGCGAAAAGGTATAAGGTTTTAAAGAAATCCATCGATTAAGCGATTCGAATGGCATGCACGATCACGTCGTTTGTTGCACACGCCTAGTTAGGTATCTTTACTTATGAGAGTTTCCACCAGTTTCCCCATACCCACTTAATACTCACTTAGCTCCATCCGACTCACTAAGCGTGGGGgcaattacaataaaagccCGCGAAGTATCTCGAAATTGCGCTGTGTTGTGTGGCGCTGGTgcttaaaagtaaaacaaaaattgGGCAACATTTGAATAAGAAGTAGAGCGAAGTATCACAATGGGTACCAAAACACATATTTTGATAAGTGCACTTTTTGTGCCAAAACAAGTGTTACAAGATTAAGAATTACTGTCGTTTTAGTCTATTTAAAGTtgataatacgagtataattaggtacctaagtatCTCTATGTGTTAAATTGATGAATTTAGTTTATTGGTAAATTGCGATTTGGTCTGCGATCACAATTTTGGTTCAAATCACGTTGGGGGCAAATCTTGGGGAGGACAAGGAGTCATGGTTAATtaatatagtacctacctacaatctaCTATCTACTAACTCCTTTTATTATTTGGAAATAAGTAGGCAAAAACCCACGTGTAgtgtgtaggtaggtaatagcCTGGCAAATTACTTGACATCAAAAGATGACTAGCCTACTGTCAACAGTTGCCCAGTAAATATTTTGCCAAATCGCTTTGCCACAAAGTAATGGAAAATACGTCGACTTTTTGTCAGAATGTCCCCCCCTATTCAGAGCGAGTAAAAGTACACAGAGCTTTTCAGAGCCGACGCTTCACGTAGCCGAGCTTTTATGCCAGTAGGAACCTACGAACTTTTACGAGATATCTCAATTAACAAATTGATGCTTGAAACAAACGATTCCTAGTAAAACGGATATTGCGATACAACAATTTAATTTCCTAACATGTTTCTcaaattaatatacctacctaataggtAATACCTAGTTACGTTACGTAGGTATTACatacttttacataaaacaagtaggtacctattacctacttacaGTACGTTATGTACCTAAACAAAATCTTACTTACGATACATAAATTACCAGTTAATattaatcacttaccatcaggtgatccgtctgctcgtttgcctcctatcacataaaaaaaaaattgggcaaTTTTTTTTGTCGGAAATATTTCACCTTAGCTCCGTAGTTAAGTactaaactttttaaatttacAATGTCACTCGACGCACAAAATAGGACTTAAGGGTACCTACAGAATAAATCTAAGATGAAGCGAGTTTCTCCAGAAGACATTTGTCTAGACTTCCATAAtgcctaagtaggtacctatttacttaCTTGTCTTAGAATTGAATGGAGGGAAATCGATAACCAATTAACTTTCCAATTAGTAGATCCCAATTCCCATGACTAATCTTTGATGATACTTACCTAactaattatgtaggtacgtaaAAGTGTATACTTTAGAATTACTTAAATAATGAACTTTTGTGTGTTCTGCCCCTTAGACAAGTAGCAAAAgacgtttttttgtatggagttaaaGTTGTGGTTAAAGGTTCGACTTTCgatcgatcaaaaagtgccagTTTGTCTACTTTAGACCTACAGAAGAcaaatattatatattttatgtaggtaatgtGGGGCGGAAAACGGAAAAACTTGTAGGACGGCTTATAACAGCAGGGttgcaataataaataaaaataaattgtttaaaagaaaacattttggTACAAAGtcggcccgattttaatttgtatgagaatcaaatcggtgtaatgtgcgcacttccatacatacCCATCATAGATtgatgcccatactgattaactttttttttaaactgcccgactaaaatatcagccgacgaaaaatcggtgATCTGCTCCTACGCGTACAGTTTTTTAGTTAGGTTTGATTCTTTGACTCTTTCCTTTTCAAGAAAAGGCAAGGGCATTACGTCATACAGCcaaatattcagttttaatttttcttagtctattttacataaaatataatatatataaatcatgaagctaaagataaaaatggagggcagagttggaacaaaaacttgagttaaatacctacttatatctatctcgctctctgcggccctacctctctttttagtgtgaactgtagtattgctatcttctgatttaaatctccttgtaaattcttcgaaatagccaattcactaaccaaatcagaagttaaacaaataaataattaatatttgaaactaagattacctagttaaataaaaaatcacaaaattgtcggccatttaggcttaatgtgttggcgaatcagggaattacaatcccaattcctgggtaatcggtaccatgtggcaacatcggcccaatccggcccatcatggcggttgtttactattttgtttattaagcagttaatttcgtttgagattgtttacaggaaataatcattgttttatcacaagaattggtgcaaaattttgtagtgcgtggttgcggtagtacgtggtgtcctggaagtgacataagattccacgcgtaagtgtttatttcgtgatttccgagtttccgacattggatcattgtaaacatttttcacattttttacagtaatttcttcctaaaacgttttatcagtaattacacttatcatttttaatgatacctatgtcaagaaataaagattttacattggtttcattgaatttgagcaattttatattttttgtttatttagaaagagcgagtctgcccacagagagcgagatagtgatacttagtttgtgcttcaagtaggtattcggagtgtggcctccatttttatctgtagcttcatgataTAAATGTCTTTGCTTAAGAAAACAATTAggtcattaaaaaataaaaagtcacaTGCCATGTTGCCAGGTTAAAATTTTAGTACaaattatgtacaaaaataCACCTTATGAAAACTAATGTCTGTAAGAAATTacgaaagaaaagaaagaaaattatttatgtaattctTACTTGATAAACATTTGTGTTTCATTATTTATCTTAATACCGTGGTGGATAAGATCAGACTTTATTAAACTGAGACATGCATGAATGTGCTACAATTTCCGTGTTTGGTGTATATTCAATAAAATCGTATACAACTCGCGTACTCACTTCGCTAGATTTTCGGTTTTCGTAAATTCGTGAGTAATTTGGTACTGGTGTTACTGGCAACATTATTTCCAGTTTTCTCTTGTTGGAGTTTGCAGCGTATTTGTtggtcaaaataaataaaataaaatactgtaaGTAATCAGTTCAATAAATAACTGTACAAGTGGAAAAATATCTGTAATCAATGCCATACATTTTGATAAGGGGCAATCTTGCATCATATGGGCATAAAAACCCTTGGCGTGTATTGGTGTCCGGACTAAAAGGTAGATTTTGAACAAATTTACTGGAGatactttattaattttaggCGTAGTCGGCTTATTTGTGATGTAGTTGATATAGTTCAGTTGTACTTTGTCTCTTATTTGTGTAATCCAATCTATACTTCGTCTTTTGCAGCTGGCGATATAGAGCAGTTGAAGAGATTTGCTTGTGGAGGATACTGCGACGATTCCACTATTGTCTACTTACAGCATCCTTGTGTTATTCTCAGTGCGTTAGAGGTAAGATCTGCTACATTATTTACTTACACATAAAAGCCAATCATCCACAGAGTAGTTGTGTGTAGATGACTCATGTAAGTAATCAATAAACTTTGCAGGTGTTGGGTTACAAGGTTGTCGCGTCTAGTTCCACAGCCGTTAAACAGGATTATAATGAGTAcatgtggactatgagaaaagAGTTTTCTGAACCAGAACCTTCTATTATTGTAGAGCAAGATAACATCACAAATTTTAGTAAGGAGGCTATGCACTTGGGCAATTATCAGCACCAAAATAAGGACGACGAGGTGTAAATTTATATCatagaatttttaaaatttgatattttttatctgttttcaaatttttgactaattttattatggacACAAAAGGTAGTCCGAAAATTCTAGCAAGCTCTTTGAGCAACCCACTGTTGAAAAAAGAAGGGGTCGTATACATAGCAATTAAAGGTTCATTGCATGCAACAGATTGTTCTGTATTTGGAgcacaagaagaagaagtacgGGTTCTGGCGAAAAAATATGACGTCGGCTTGAATGGCTTTTCGATTCGAGACAATGTTGTCGAAGTCATAAATTTATTTAGCAAACTTGGGTACAGGATCATTTCCAGCACTGGCGAGTCTGAAATCACTTGGACTATGCAAAAGGAGATCTAACTGACAAATTCACTGAATTGTTTTTCTTCTAactaaaacacaaattattataaTGGAACACAAAAGTAATTGTGACCACACCAACTGCACTGCAGCTAATTCCAATCAATCAGTCTGTCAAACATTATCTGAAATGGATTGGGAAAGGGGCTTATGGTATGCAGGTAATTAAAGTATTCTGATTATTTGACTGTACAAAATTAGTAATTCAATTACAAATTGAATTTGTTATTGTTTCAATCTGcacaattaataaataaatattaattatttgtaaTGGATTTGGAAAccaattaagttttattttgatttattataacaTAAATTCTACTTTCAGCATTTAATGGTGACATAGAAAGAGTTAATGCCCTGATTTCTAAAGCATCTAACATTAAAGACACAGTCAATGCCCCTGACAATTCGGGATACACTGCACTTCACTATGCTGCACGGAATGGACACACTGACGTTTGTGACATATTGATAAAAAATGGAGCTTGTATCGACGCTCAAACCAAAAGTGGCAAAGCAACACCTCTCCACAAAGCTGCTGCAGCAGGTAAATtaccaatttatttaaataactttaatgaATTTCTTGGATTGAGATTAGAAGAGGCATgttaacttttataaatttaacatttataaaaatatcattttgtttTCAGGAAACACCACAGCAGTGAAGTTTCTTATTGATTCGGGAGCAACTGTAGACATGCAGGATGTTGATGGACAGACAGCTCTTCACAAAGCTTTGGAAAACAACAAGTTTGAACTGGTCAGGATTTTATTAGATGCATGTCCTCAGTTACATCACATTAATGACTTTAAAGGCAGACGTCCTAATATACctgaataacaaaatatttgtatcTAATTTATGCACTTTACCTTTTTTATAAACTCTGATCATTTGTTGACTTTTTAGCTTGTTGTGTAAACGAAACTTGTCATTAGACACATTATTTCTCATAACAcctataatttaattgaattaGAAGTA
This genomic interval from Ostrinia nubilalis chromosome 3, ilOstNubi1.1, whole genome shotgun sequence contains the following:
- the LOC135087845 gene encoding uncharacterized protein LOC135087845 — protein: MPYILIRGNLASYGHKNPWRVLVSGLKAGDIEQLKRFACGGYCDDSTIVYLQHPCVILSALEVLGYKVVASSSTAVKQDYNEYMWTMRKEFSEPEPSIIVEQDNITNFSKEAMHLGNYQHQNKDDEV
- the LOC135087846 gene encoding uncharacterized protein LOC135087846, producing MDTKGSPKILASSLSNPLLKKEGVVYIAIKGSLHATDCSVFGAQEEEVRVLAKKYDVGLNGFSIRDNVVEVINLFSKLGYRIISSTGESEITWTMQKEI
- the LOC135087844 gene encoding ankyrin repeat domain-containing protein 39, which codes for MEHKSNCDHTNCTAANSNQSVCQTLSEMDWERGLWYAAFNGDIERVNALISKASNIKDTVNAPDNSGYTALHYAARNGHTDVCDILIKNGACIDAQTKSGKATPLHKAAAAGNTTAVKFLIDSGATVDMQDVDGQTALHKALENNKFELVRILLDACPQLHHINDFKGRRPNIPE